From Drosophila subpulchrella strain 33 F10 #4 breed RU33 unplaced genomic scaffold, RU_Dsub_v1.1 Primary Assembly Seq354, whole genome shotgun sequence, the proteins below share one genomic window:
- the LOC119559818 gene encoding intracellular protein transport protein USO1 isoform X2 — MSFSKAKLKRFNDVDVAICGSPAASNSSAGSAGSATPTATTATAAAPPTVQPERKEQIEKFFKDAVRFASSSKEAKEFAIPKEDKKSKGLRLFRTPSLPQRLRFRPAPSHTDAAASGSGSGASTAASTPLHSAATTPVKEAKSASRLKGKEALQFEIRHKNELIESQLSQLDVLRRHVEQLKEAEAKMREEHELATTKTDQLIEALTNENLSYKTLNEQLGQEHADLLERLAAMEQQLQQQREEHESQVETLVAESEALRLANELLQAANEERQVVEQQLQAQLAALQADVAQAREHCSLEQAKTAENIELVENLQKTNASLLADVVQLKQQIEQDALSYGQEAKSCQAELECLKVERNTLKNDLANKCTLIRSLQDELLDKNCEIDAHCDTIRQLCREQARHTEQQQAVAKVQQQVESDLEGAVEREKSYWRAELDKRQKLAENELIKIELEKQDVMVLLETTNDMLRMRDEKLQKCEEQLRNGIDYYIQLSDALQQQLVQLKQDMAKTITEKYNYQLTLTNTRATVNILMERLKKSDADVEQYRAELESVQLAKGALEQSYLTLQADAEQLRQQLTESQEALSSLRSSSQTLQSEERIDGDAQLAHYHELRRKDETREAYMVDMKKALDEFATVLQFAQLELDNKEQMLVKVREECEQLKLENIALKSKQPASAASLLGTPGKANRSNTTDLEKIEDLLCDPELRSDCDKITSWLLNTSEKCVRQDSTSEISELLSAGKCSPRPAPRTPKAATPHSPRTPRTPRTPRSAASTPKKTVLFAGKENVPSPPQKQVLKARNI, encoded by the exons ATGTCTTTCTCCAAGGCCAAGTTGAAGCGTTTCAATGACGTTGATGTGGCCATCTGTGGATCGCCAGCTGCGTCCAACAGCTCGGCGGGATCGGCGggcagtgccacgcccacagcgACGACGGCGACAGCCGCTGCTCCGCCCACCGTTCAGCCGGAACGCAAGGAGCAGATCGAGAAGTTCTTCAAGGACGCCGTGAGATTTGCCTCCAGCTCCAAGGAGGCCAAGGAGTTTGCTATTCCCAAGGAGGACAAGAAGTCGAAGGGATTGCGCCTGTTCCGTACTCCCTCGTTGCCGCAGCGCCTGCGTTTTCGTCCGGCTCCCAGTCACACGGATGCGGCGGCCAGCGGAAGCGGAAGTGGCGCCTCCACGGCGGCTTCTACTCCCCTCCATTCGGCAGCCACCACTCCCGTGAAGGAGGCCAAGTCCGCCAGCCGGCTGAAGGGCAAGGAGGCACTGCAGTTCGAAATTAGGCACAAGAACGAGCTCATCGAGAGCCAGCTAAGTCAACTGGACGTACTGCGTCGCCATGTGGAGCAGCTGAAGGAGGCCGAAGCCAAGATGCGCGAGGAGCACGAGCTGGCCACCACCAAGACGGATCAGTTGATCGAGGCTCTGACCAATGAGAATCTGTCGTACAAGACCCTGAACGAGCAGCTGGGTCAGGAGCACGCTGATCTCCTGGAGCGTTTGGCCGCCATGGAGCAgcagttgcagcagcagcgcGAGGAGCATGAAAGCCAGGTGGAGACGCTCGTTGCCGAGAGCGAGGCACTGCGTCTGGCCAACGAGCTGCTGCAGGCGGCCAACGAGGAGCGCCAGGTGGTGGAGCAGCAGCTTCAGGCCCAACTGGCTGCCCTGCAGGCGGACGTGGCCCAGGCCCGAGAGCACTGCAGCCTGGAGCAGGCCAAGACGGCGGAGAATATCGAGTTGGTGGAGAATCTCCAAAAGACCAATGCCTCCCTGCTGGCCGATGTGGTCCAGCTGAAGCAGCAGATCGAGCAGGATGCCTTGTCCTATGGCCAGGAGGCCAAGAGCTGCCAGGCGGAGCTGGAGTGCCTGAAGGTGGAGCGTAATACACTGAAGAACGACCTGGCCAACAAGTGCACCCTCATCCGCTCTCTGCAAGATGAACTCCTCGACAAGAACTGCGAGATCGATGCCCACTGCGACACCATCCGGCAGCTGTGCCGGGAGCAGGCCAGGCACacggagcagcagcaggcggTGGCCAAGGTGCAGCAGCAGGTGGAGAGCGACCTGGAGGGCGCCGTGGAGCGCGAGAAGAGCTACTGGCGCGCCGAGCTGGACAAGCGCCAGAAGCTGGCCGAGAATGAGCTGATCAAGATCGAGCTGGAGAAGCAGGATGTGATGGTGCTGCTGGAGACCACCAATGATATGCTGCGCATGCGCGATGAGAAGCTGCAGAAGTGCGAGGAGCAGTTGCGAAACGGCATCGACTACTACATCCAGTTGAGCGATGCACTGCAGCAGCAGTTGGTGCAGCTGAAGCAGGACATGGCCAAGACGATCACCGAGAAGTATAACTACCAGTTGACTTTGACCAACACCAGGGCCACCGTGAACATCCTGATGGAGCGTCTCAAGAAATCCGATGCCGATGTGGAGCAATACCGCGCCGAACTGGAGTCTGTGCAGTTGGCCAAGGGAGCCTTGGAGCAGAGCTACTTGACCCTACAGGCGGATGCGGAGCAACTGCGTCAGCAGCTGACCGAAAGCCAGGAGGCACTCAGCTCCCTGAGATCCTCCTCCCAGACGCTGCAGAGCGAG GAGCGCATCGATGGCGACGCCCAGCTGGCCCACTACCACGAGCTGCGGCGCAAGGACGAGACGCGCGAGGCCTACATGGTGGACATGAAGAAGGCCCTGGATGAGTTCGCCACCGTGCTGCAGTTCGCCCAGTTGGAGCTGGACAACAAGGAGCAGATGCTGGTAAAGGTGCGCGAGGAGTGTGAGCAGCTGAAGCTGGAGAACATTGCCCTCAAGTCCAAGCAGCCGGCATCGGCTGCCTCCCTGCTGGGCACCCCTGGCAAGGCCAACCGATCGAACACAACCGATCTGGAGAAGATCGAGGATCTGCTGTGCGATCCGGAGCTGCGTTCCGACTGCGACAAGATCACCTCGTGGCTGCTCAACACCTCGGAGAAGTGTGTGCGCCAGGACAGCACCAGCGAGATCAGCGAACTCCTGTCCGCCGGCAAGTGCTCCCCGCGTCCCGCCCCCCGTACTCCCAAGGCGGCGACGCCGCACAGTCCGCGCACACCCCGCACCCCGCGAACCCCCCGTTCGGCTGCCAGTACGCCCAAGAAGACCGTCCTGTTCGCCGGCAAGGAGAACGTGCCCAGTCCGCCCCAGAAGCAGGTGCTCAAGGCACGCAACATCTAG
- the LOC119559819 gene encoding solute carrier family 22 member 1 isoform X2, translating to MPESQSTGSYPGKSSPELDVVEQIPSAWFTAIIIYTAPYPWKGELVCHPAEWNESRSRAEHISQIYPLWQDARSTDRLFNVDVCNAYSDSLARGFVRSHGRQWNASESKEPDAQSSLPCEHVEHMTDYRSLIIQFDLICSRRVLVAVTQSFHALGALIGGLMAYSALKIISPRRLMLLGMIGQIFCGNLTGLVDTYQLHIYFRCLTSIFCALMYTSGQFILNDITSGQARIIVITLSELFWSMGLVLLPAISIYFDDWSYLYVAISSSLIVLVWLHRWIADSPRWLLQHQRIESALRQLLESATYNNRKVPLTLDVQLTVYANDLEQMAKKKPGYCQIWDGETKRSQLLYIHWIWGCAMVLYNIILLMIRNLGAQQVHVNTAALGFAEMVGVFVGLYLILYTRRHWRWAGNLMIIAGLSTYLIWLLPETERNSRRVGLELVFWFILKVANSASIAVLTTCTSEIVSKEKRVLLLLSVISFSRMCLVFCPLLSCLTVIHHLVPITILATIGWIYGLALRRLNRYYWNTEQPQMSQVPTPNTYRRQSAIILRRCSTDSSDCSAYSNELLSNFERNMAVSIADIWHINFHPSSEIETELEQHRPQTCRSHSSETI from the exons ATGCCGGAATCGCAGTCGACGGGTAGCTATCCGGGGAAGTCCTCCCCAGAATTGGACGTTGTGGAGCAG ATTCCCAGCGCCTGGTTCACAGCCATTATCATCTATACCGCTCCTTATCCCTGGAAGGGGGAGCTGGTCTGCCATCCGGCCGAATGGAATGAAAGCCGATCGCGTGCGGAGCATATTAGCCAGATCTATCCACTTTGGCAGGATGCAAGGAGCACGGATCGGCTGTTCAATGTGGATGTGTGCAATGCCTACTCGGATTCCCTGGCCCGGGGATTCGTCCGCAGTCATGGTCGGCAGTGGAACGCCTCGGAATCGAAGGAGCCGGATGCCCAGTCTTCGCTGCCCTGCGAGCATGTGGAACACATGACGGACTATAGATCCCTGATCATCCAGTTCGATCTAATCTGCTCTCGTCGCGTTTTAGTGGCGGTGACGCAATCTTTTCATGCTCTCGGCGCCCTGATTGGCGGTCTAATGGCCTACTCTGCTCTCAAAAT CATTAGTCCACGCCGTTTGATGTTGCTCGGCATGATTGGACAGATATTTTGTGGTAACCTCACCGGTTTAGTGGACACCTACCAGTTGCACATCTACTTTCGCTGCCTTACTTCCATATTTTGTGCTCTTATGTATACTTCCGGACAGTTTATAT TAAACGACATAACCTCGGGACAGGCTCGCATCATAGTGATCACTCTATCGGAGCTGTTCTGGTCCATGGGTCTAGTACTCCTCCCTGCCATTTCCATATACTTTGACGACTGGAGCTACCTGTACGTGGCCATCTCCTCCTCCCTGATTGTTCTGGTTTGGCTGCATCGATGGATAGCGGATTCTCCTCGCTGGCTGCTGCAACACCAGCGGATTGAGTCTGCGCTCCGCCAGCTCCTGGAATCTGCCACCTACAACAATCGGAAGGTTCCACTCACCCTCGATGTTCAGCTCACGGTGTACGCCAATGACCTGGAGCAAATGGCCAAAAAGAAGCCTGGTTACTGCCAAATCTGGGATGGCGAGACGAAACGCAGTCAACTATTGTACATTCACTGGATCTGGGGTTGTGCTATGGTACTTTATAACATCATTCTGCTGATGATCCGGAACTTAGGAGCCCAACAAGTGCATGTGAACACAGCGGCCTTGGGTTTTGCTGAGATGGTGGGCGTTTTTGTGGGTCTTTACCTGATCCTATACACACGTCGACATTGGCGGTGGGCAGGAAATCTGATGATTATAGCGGGTCTGAGTACTTACTTGATATGGCTTTTACCCGAAACTG AACGTAACTCCAGACGCGTGGGACTGGAACTGGTCTTCTGGTTTATCTTAAAGGTGGCCAACTCCGCCTCGATAGCCGTTTTGACCACCTGCACCAGTGAAATCGTGTCCAAGGAGAAACGGGTGCTCCTGCTGCTGTCCGTGATCTCATTCAGTCGAATGTGCCTGGTCTTCTGCCCGCTGCTGAGCTGCCTCACTGTCATCCATCACCTGGTTCCGATCACCATCTTGGCTACTATTGGTTGGATCTATGGACTGGCCCTGCGTCGCCTCAATCGCTACTACTGGAACACGGAGCAGCCGCAGATGAGCCAGGTGCCCACGCCCAACACTTATCGTCGCCAGTCGGCCATCATATTGCGCCGCTGCAGCACCGACAGCTCAGATTGCAGTGCCTATAGCAACGAACTGTTGAGCAACTTTGAGAGGAATATGGCAGTCAGTATAGCCGACATTTGGCACATCAACTTCCATCCCTCCAGTGAGATCGAAACGGAACTGGAGCAGCACAGACCGCAAACTTGCAGGTCGCACAGCTCGGAAACCATTTGA
- the LOC119559821 gene encoding uncharacterized protein LOC119559821, whose amino-acid sequence MLDRHITLRLLQLFLLMKGSFRGSSEGSPLNSPCGENEELACMPCTEPKCSYPYDNEPLCIFFKICHIGCGCKFGYIRHDLSNQCIPNYECKIPVRQLNVPIL is encoded by the exons ATGTTGGATCGACATATAACTTTGAGGCTCTTGCAGCTTTTTCTGCTGATGAAAGGTTCCTTTAGAGGTTCCTCTGAAGGTTCCCCCTTGAATAGTC CTTGTGGTGAAAACGAGGAGCTGGCCTGTATGCCCTGTACCGAGCCTAAATGTTCTTATCCCTATGACAATGAGCCGCTCTGCATTTTCTTCAAAATATGCCATATAGGATGTGGTTGCAAATTTGGATACATACGCCATGATCTCAGTAATCAATGTATTCCTAACTACGAGTGCAAAATTCCAGTGCGACAGCTGAATGTTCCGATTTTATAG
- the LOC119559823 gene encoding uncharacterized protein LOC119559823 codes for MNSATIIIAIILLLPASQQSSEGLERKVLSYNPTYEFWFFMPTGRPDHVSKNVEDAYWAARTKGGVCYTNVWFYCKTGIKIEE; via the exons ATGAACTCGGCTACAATAATAATTGCCATTATCCTGCTCCTGCCAGCCAGCCAGCAAAG CTCGGAGGGTTTGGAACGCAAGGTGCTGTCGTACAATCCCACCTATGAATTTTGGTTTTTCATGCCAACTGGCAGGCCCGACCATGTTTCTAAGAACGTCGAGGATGCTTACTGGGCTGCCAGGACAAAAGGAGGAGTTTGCTATACAAACGTTTGGTTCTACTGCAAAACTGGCATCAAAATAGAGGAGTAA
- the LOC119559818 gene encoding CAP-Gly domain-containing linker protein 1 isoform X1 — MSFSKAKLKRFNDVDVAICGSPAASNSSAGSAGSATPTATTATAAAPPTVQPERKEQIEKFFKDAVRFASSSKEAKEFAIPKEDKKSKGLRLFRTPSLPQRLRFRPAPSHTDAAASGSGSGASTAASTPLHSAATTPVKEAKSASRLKGKEALQFEIRHKNELIESQLSQLDVLRRHVEQLKEAEAKMREEHELATTKTDQLIEALTNENLSYKTLNEQLGQEHADLLERLAAMEQQLQQQREEHESQVETLVAESEALRLANELLQAANEERQVVEQQLQAQLAALQADVAQAREHCSLEQAKTAENIELVENLQKTNASLLADVVQLKQQIEQDALSYGQEAKSCQAELECLKVERNTLKNDLANKCTLIRSLQDELLDKNCEIDAHCDTIRQLCREQARHTEQQQAVAKVQQQVESDLEGAVEREKSYWRAELDKRQKLAENELIKIELEKQDVMVLLETTNDMLRMRDEKLQKCEEQLRNGIDYYIQLSDALQQQLVQLKQDMAKTITEKYNYQLTLTNTRATVNILMERLKKSDADVEQYRAELESVQLAKGALEQSYLTLQADAEQLRQQLTESQEALSSLRSSSQTLQSEVSLKESLLHELLAGEAETLAKFNQIANSFQERIDGDAQLAHYHELRRKDETREAYMVDMKKALDEFATVLQFAQLELDNKEQMLVKVREECEQLKLENIALKSKQPASAASLLGTPGKANRSNTTDLEKIEDLLCDPELRSDCDKITSWLLNTSEKCVRQDSTSEISELLSAGKCSPRPAPRTPKAATPHSPRTPRTPRTPRSAASTPKKTVLFAGKENVPSPPQKQVLKARNI, encoded by the coding sequence ATGTCTTTCTCCAAGGCCAAGTTGAAGCGTTTCAATGACGTTGATGTGGCCATCTGTGGATCGCCAGCTGCGTCCAACAGCTCGGCGGGATCGGCGggcagtgccacgcccacagcgACGACGGCGACAGCCGCTGCTCCGCCCACCGTTCAGCCGGAACGCAAGGAGCAGATCGAGAAGTTCTTCAAGGACGCCGTGAGATTTGCCTCCAGCTCCAAGGAGGCCAAGGAGTTTGCTATTCCCAAGGAGGACAAGAAGTCGAAGGGATTGCGCCTGTTCCGTACTCCCTCGTTGCCGCAGCGCCTGCGTTTTCGTCCGGCTCCCAGTCACACGGATGCGGCGGCCAGCGGAAGCGGAAGTGGCGCCTCCACGGCGGCTTCTACTCCCCTCCATTCGGCAGCCACCACTCCCGTGAAGGAGGCCAAGTCCGCCAGCCGGCTGAAGGGCAAGGAGGCACTGCAGTTCGAAATTAGGCACAAGAACGAGCTCATCGAGAGCCAGCTAAGTCAACTGGACGTACTGCGTCGCCATGTGGAGCAGCTGAAGGAGGCCGAAGCCAAGATGCGCGAGGAGCACGAGCTGGCCACCACCAAGACGGATCAGTTGATCGAGGCTCTGACCAATGAGAATCTGTCGTACAAGACCCTGAACGAGCAGCTGGGTCAGGAGCACGCTGATCTCCTGGAGCGTTTGGCCGCCATGGAGCAgcagttgcagcagcagcgcGAGGAGCATGAAAGCCAGGTGGAGACGCTCGTTGCCGAGAGCGAGGCACTGCGTCTGGCCAACGAGCTGCTGCAGGCGGCCAACGAGGAGCGCCAGGTGGTGGAGCAGCAGCTTCAGGCCCAACTGGCTGCCCTGCAGGCGGACGTGGCCCAGGCCCGAGAGCACTGCAGCCTGGAGCAGGCCAAGACGGCGGAGAATATCGAGTTGGTGGAGAATCTCCAAAAGACCAATGCCTCCCTGCTGGCCGATGTGGTCCAGCTGAAGCAGCAGATCGAGCAGGATGCCTTGTCCTATGGCCAGGAGGCCAAGAGCTGCCAGGCGGAGCTGGAGTGCCTGAAGGTGGAGCGTAATACACTGAAGAACGACCTGGCCAACAAGTGCACCCTCATCCGCTCTCTGCAAGATGAACTCCTCGACAAGAACTGCGAGATCGATGCCCACTGCGACACCATCCGGCAGCTGTGCCGGGAGCAGGCCAGGCACacggagcagcagcaggcggTGGCCAAGGTGCAGCAGCAGGTGGAGAGCGACCTGGAGGGCGCCGTGGAGCGCGAGAAGAGCTACTGGCGCGCCGAGCTGGACAAGCGCCAGAAGCTGGCCGAGAATGAGCTGATCAAGATCGAGCTGGAGAAGCAGGATGTGATGGTGCTGCTGGAGACCACCAATGATATGCTGCGCATGCGCGATGAGAAGCTGCAGAAGTGCGAGGAGCAGTTGCGAAACGGCATCGACTACTACATCCAGTTGAGCGATGCACTGCAGCAGCAGTTGGTGCAGCTGAAGCAGGACATGGCCAAGACGATCACCGAGAAGTATAACTACCAGTTGACTTTGACCAACACCAGGGCCACCGTGAACATCCTGATGGAGCGTCTCAAGAAATCCGATGCCGATGTGGAGCAATACCGCGCCGAACTGGAGTCTGTGCAGTTGGCCAAGGGAGCCTTGGAGCAGAGCTACTTGACCCTACAGGCGGATGCGGAGCAACTGCGTCAGCAGCTGACCGAAAGCCAGGAGGCACTCAGCTCCCTGAGATCCTCCTCCCAGACGCTGCAGAGCGAGGTATCGTTGAAGGAGTCCCTGCTCCATGAGCTGCTCGCCGGCGAGGCGGAGACATTGGCTAAATTCAATCAGATTGCAAACTCGTTCCAGGAGCGCATCGATGGCGACGCCCAGCTGGCCCACTACCACGAGCTGCGGCGCAAGGACGAGACGCGCGAGGCCTACATGGTGGACATGAAGAAGGCCCTGGATGAGTTCGCCACCGTGCTGCAGTTCGCCCAGTTGGAGCTGGACAACAAGGAGCAGATGCTGGTAAAGGTGCGCGAGGAGTGTGAGCAGCTGAAGCTGGAGAACATTGCCCTCAAGTCCAAGCAGCCGGCATCGGCTGCCTCCCTGCTGGGCACCCCTGGCAAGGCCAACCGATCGAACACAACCGATCTGGAGAAGATCGAGGATCTGCTGTGCGATCCGGAGCTGCGTTCCGACTGCGACAAGATCACCTCGTGGCTGCTCAACACCTCGGAGAAGTGTGTGCGCCAGGACAGCACCAGCGAGATCAGCGAACTCCTGTCCGCCGGCAAGTGCTCCCCGCGTCCCGCCCCCCGTACTCCCAAGGCGGCGACGCCGCACAGTCCGCGCACACCCCGCACCCCGCGAACCCCCCGTTCGGCTGCCAGTACGCCCAAGAAGACCGTCCTGTTCGCCGGCAAGGAGAACGTGCCCAGTCCGCCCCAGAAGCAGGTGCTCAAGGCACGCAACATCTAG
- the LOC119559819 gene encoding solute carrier family 22 member 19 isoform X1 — MPESQSTGSYPGKSSPELDVVEQVNGSFGRWQLRTILLIFLCKIPSAWFTAIIIYTAPYPWKGELVCHPAEWNESRSRAEHISQIYPLWQDARSTDRLFNVDVCNAYSDSLARGFVRSHGRQWNASESKEPDAQSSLPCEHVEHMTDYRSLIIQFDLICSRRVLVAVTQSFHALGALIGGLMAYSALKIISPRRLMLLGMIGQIFCGNLTGLVDTYQLHIYFRCLTSIFCALMYTSGQFILNDITSGQARIIVITLSELFWSMGLVLLPAISIYFDDWSYLYVAISSSLIVLVWLHRWIADSPRWLLQHQRIESALRQLLESATYNNRKVPLTLDVQLTVYANDLEQMAKKKPGYCQIWDGETKRSQLLYIHWIWGCAMVLYNIILLMIRNLGAQQVHVNTAALGFAEMVGVFVGLYLILYTRRHWRWAGNLMIIAGLSTYLIWLLPETERNSRRVGLELVFWFILKVANSASIAVLTTCTSEIVSKEKRVLLLLSVISFSRMCLVFCPLLSCLTVIHHLVPITILATIGWIYGLALRRLNRYYWNTEQPQMSQVPTPNTYRRQSAIILRRCSTDSSDCSAYSNELLSNFERNMAVSIADIWHINFHPSSEIETELEQHRPQTCRSHSSETI; from the exons ATGCCGGAATCGCAGTCGACGGGTAGCTATCCGGGGAAGTCCTCCCCAGAATTGGACGTTGTGGAGCAGGTGAATGGGAGTTTTGGACGCTGGCAGTTGCGCACCATACTGCTCATATTCCTCTGCAAGATTCCCAGCGCCTGGTTCACAGCCATTATCATCTATACCGCTCCTTATCCCTGGAAGGGGGAGCTGGTCTGCCATCCGGCCGAATGGAATGAAAGCCGATCGCGTGCGGAGCATATTAGCCAGATCTATCCACTTTGGCAGGATGCAAGGAGCACGGATCGGCTGTTCAATGTGGATGTGTGCAATGCCTACTCGGATTCCCTGGCCCGGGGATTCGTCCGCAGTCATGGTCGGCAGTGGAACGCCTCGGAATCGAAGGAGCCGGATGCCCAGTCTTCGCTGCCCTGCGAGCATGTGGAACACATGACGGACTATAGATCCCTGATCATCCAGTTCGATCTAATCTGCTCTCGTCGCGTTTTAGTGGCGGTGACGCAATCTTTTCATGCTCTCGGCGCCCTGATTGGCGGTCTAATGGCCTACTCTGCTCTCAAAAT CATTAGTCCACGCCGTTTGATGTTGCTCGGCATGATTGGACAGATATTTTGTGGTAACCTCACCGGTTTAGTGGACACCTACCAGTTGCACATCTACTTTCGCTGCCTTACTTCCATATTTTGTGCTCTTATGTATACTTCCGGACAGTTTATAT TAAACGACATAACCTCGGGACAGGCTCGCATCATAGTGATCACTCTATCGGAGCTGTTCTGGTCCATGGGTCTAGTACTCCTCCCTGCCATTTCCATATACTTTGACGACTGGAGCTACCTGTACGTGGCCATCTCCTCCTCCCTGATTGTTCTGGTTTGGCTGCATCGATGGATAGCGGATTCTCCTCGCTGGCTGCTGCAACACCAGCGGATTGAGTCTGCGCTCCGCCAGCTCCTGGAATCTGCCACCTACAACAATCGGAAGGTTCCACTCACCCTCGATGTTCAGCTCACGGTGTACGCCAATGACCTGGAGCAAATGGCCAAAAAGAAGCCTGGTTACTGCCAAATCTGGGATGGCGAGACGAAACGCAGTCAACTATTGTACATTCACTGGATCTGGGGTTGTGCTATGGTACTTTATAACATCATTCTGCTGATGATCCGGAACTTAGGAGCCCAACAAGTGCATGTGAACACAGCGGCCTTGGGTTTTGCTGAGATGGTGGGCGTTTTTGTGGGTCTTTACCTGATCCTATACACACGTCGACATTGGCGGTGGGCAGGAAATCTGATGATTATAGCGGGTCTGAGTACTTACTTGATATGGCTTTTACCCGAAACTG AACGTAACTCCAGACGCGTGGGACTGGAACTGGTCTTCTGGTTTATCTTAAAGGTGGCCAACTCCGCCTCGATAGCCGTTTTGACCACCTGCACCAGTGAAATCGTGTCCAAGGAGAAACGGGTGCTCCTGCTGCTGTCCGTGATCTCATTCAGTCGAATGTGCCTGGTCTTCTGCCCGCTGCTGAGCTGCCTCACTGTCATCCATCACCTGGTTCCGATCACCATCTTGGCTACTATTGGTTGGATCTATGGACTGGCCCTGCGTCGCCTCAATCGCTACTACTGGAACACGGAGCAGCCGCAGATGAGCCAGGTGCCCACGCCCAACACTTATCGTCGCCAGTCGGCCATCATATTGCGCCGCTGCAGCACCGACAGCTCAGATTGCAGTGCCTATAGCAACGAACTGTTGAGCAACTTTGAGAGGAATATGGCAGTCAGTATAGCCGACATTTGGCACATCAACTTCCATCCCTCCAGTGAGATCGAAACGGAACTGGAGCAGCACAGACCGCAAACTTGCAGGTCGCACAGCTCGGAAACCATTTGA